In Candidatus Thermoplasmatota archaeon, the genomic stretch GCGAAAGCCCGCGCAGTTCGGATAGCTTCGCTCCCATCGATTCACCTCTTCATCTTGGCAAGCTCTTCCTTGATCGTCTTCGCGAGCTTCGGGCCGATGCCCGCGATGTCCGCGAGCTCCGACTCCGTCGCCTCGTCGAGGGCGTTGAGGTCCGTGTAGCCGGCCTCCTCCATCGCCTTGGCCTTCATCTTCCCGACACCGGGGATGTCGGTGATGTGGCCCATGAGGCGGCGGCGGGGCGGGGCGTCCTCGACCGGCTCCGCGTGCGCGACGGGGGTCGCGGGCGCGGAGCCGGTCGAGG encodes the following:
- a CDS encoding helix-hairpin-helix domain-containing protein; protein product: STGSAPATPVAHAEPVEDAPPRRRLMGHITDIPGVGKMKAKAMEEAGYTDLNALDEATESELADIAGIGPKLAKTIKEELAKMKR